ATCTGTAGATTAATACTAGCTACCTTTTGAACAATCTTTACAAACACTACCTCTATCATATAAGGTTcactattcatttattttggaattattaaaaataggaaATGAATTCCCTTCTCCacaatttgaatttgaagtgCTAGAACAACAGCCCCTACAGTTTAGTTAATTACTTGGTCCCCTACTCATATATATTCTTCAGTAATGTGGGTAGTTGGCCTTTTACACAGACCCATGGTGCAAAATAACCAAAGTAGAATTCAAAAATTGAGGCTGTTCATTGGCCTACCCATTTGCTTGGTCCATCCTTCTGCATGTTCTGTTCCTAAAATGGAAATCCCCATTTATTCCTAtgtcaaacaaaacaaaaaagagacaCTGCTATTTCCAGTGTCGGTTTCACCACCTGCCTAACTTCACAAAATGGGAAATGCACCATTTCCTCCTCCTtacctagtaaaaaaaaaaaacccctataTATAGATTGATGGAGATTTTAAGTTTAACTAAATCATATcttaaaacctaaaattatTGGGATCTCAAATTAAAAACCCTATAGATTAAATAGAGATTTTAAGTTTACTAAATCATATAATTTCACAATTTATCGCCAAAAGAAAAtccatgcttttttttttttatcacttttttagCATAATTGAATAAGTTTaaaattcagtttttatttttttattttttattcttttatattgAACTCATGTATCTTTtaccaaatttatttttcatgaaaaaaataatgaaaataattaagcATGTCTACCGGACGAGTTGAGTCAATTTAGGACTCAAATTGCAACTTAGCTTGGCCACATTGGGTGGAGAATAGTAGAGGCCTCTATTGATGGAGAAGAATCATGATCTCGATAATTCAGTCTTCCAATAGAGGCGGAGGGAGGGGGGCCATGCCTCCTTGAGTTTTCAAAATTCCCCCCTCCTTCATCTTATTAAGGAAAATTGTGAAAGAATTTTACtctgatattttttaaaaattaataaaataaaattgtaccAACATTTGTTTAAAATACTAATGTCTAATTTTCTTCCCATGTAAAACTTATCTACTTATCAACTTTAGGAGCATTTAAAGcatatgtttctaaaaatatacaGGTAAGTCTTTTTAGTAAatacttttccttttcttttttaaaaacaaacttttttttttttaattagaataagAGATATTCtagttcaactagtaaagtttctaatggttgaataagagatttgtagttcaattcccgcctacaccaaaaaccaattggtgttttagtctaatgataaagaactCTCAGCAAGTGgacatcataggttgaaattctttcaaataaaaaaaaagaataaagacgaaaatgcacttttgatccctacattttgggtcaattcccattttggtcccaaaattgatttctttgctaatgtcatccctaaaaaaagaaaatcgtttttaaaatggccCTTTCCGTCAGGCTAGAAACGGAGAAATcctacgtggctaacggaataCCCTATTTGCTGACATGGTGCTGACgtggctattaaaatattattaaaaaagattatttggcatattttaaatgccatgtcaacattttaatttttttaaataaagccacgtcagaaattttatataaaaaagaaattaaatttaaaaaaaaaccttaaatctaatttaattaaaaaaacttgtttctcaaaaaaaaaagaaaaaaaaaaggtgttctTCCCCATAAAACCCAGGAAGAACTCAGACCCAACAACAAACACAACccaaccttaaatctaattatctctcctctctcacttcttttctttgctctctcttctctccctctgttctctgttctcgccgagacccaaacccaccaacccagcACCCAACGTCGCGgcggcttcttcttctctccctctgttCTCTATTCTCGCCgagacccaaacccaccaacccagcACCCAACGTCGCAgaggcttcttcttctctccctcttttctatGTTCTCGCCgagacccaaacccaccaacccagAACCTAACGTCGCGgaggcttcttcttctctctttcttttctctgttCCCGCCgagacccaaacccaccaacccagcACCCAATGTCGCGGAgacttcttcttctctccctctttctctgttctttgttctctcttcgTGGGTCTGCGTGGATCGAAGGAGTCGTGAGCGTGGATCGAATGGTGGATCAAAGCGTGGGTCTGATTGTTCATGGGTCGGAGCGTGGATCGTAGGAGTCGTGGTCCGATTTGGTTGATTTGGTttgtgggttcttttttttctttttttcttgttgtggATGGTGGTGATTTCTTGAGAAGTTGTGGAGGAGGAATTGGTGATTTCttgttgtggttgatttttttctttttctttttttctgttgCTGTGATTTGGGGTTGTGGCTGGTGGGTGACGGTGGAAGTGGTGGTCAAATTTGTGGGTTTGGCCGTGTGGTGTGctgttggtttgggtttttgtttctgttgTGGTGTGCTGTTGTGGTTCTGCCGATTTGGGTAtgtgtttgttgtttggttgctgggtttcttttttgggaatgtgggtttgagttcttcctGGGTTTTGGGAatgtgggtttgagttcttcctgggtttgatggggaagaacacctttttttttttttttttttttttgagaaacaagtttttttaattaaattagatttaaggtttttttaaaatttaatttcttttttatataaaatttctaacgtggctttatttaaaaaaattaaaatgctgacatggcgtttaaaatatgccaaataatcttttttaataatattttaataaccaCGTCAGTGCCACGTCAGCAAATAGGGTATTTCGTTAGCCACGTAGGATTTCTCCGTTTCTAGCCTGACGGAaaagaccattttaaaaacgaatttctttttttagggatgacattagcaaagaaatcaattttgggaccaaaatgggaattgacccaaaatgtagggatcaaaagtgcattttcgccaaGAATAAAACATTCTATgattttatgattaaaagtttaggacatgttcaatttttttcatttttaaacaaaagaaaagttttttcatttagcaatgtttttattatatttcttataCATTACATTTTAtatgttaaaacaaaaaaaatcatgacatttattatgtaatttatccaaaattatttgattttgtacacattttatgttttctaaataacttatttattatttatttattttttatatatctgAGATAGAAATCATACTCTAATTAATCTAAGTGTAGGTGGATGAAACTTCCtcttggagatttgaaccccCAACTCTTCACCTAcaataatttatatttgtagagtgatCATCACGCTAAGGGTGTATGATCTCATTTGTAAAACTATTATCATACTCTAATGTGTAATCTTTAagttatttaatataaaaattgtagGGACatgattttcagaccaagcccaaaatgtaagggatcttggccccgTGAActcagtacaataaatttgtagagagtgggtcaaagagctaggttttagtatatggataacagttaatatggttttggatgatgaaccaacaagaattgaacccggtttatgcaagaaagtttgtcctcggcacagtccgaggagctctattctaatatatattggatgacaatggttacaagagttgttgagattgctatagtgttttctcttctcattttttcatcctccctcttctctgggatctctacccttatttatattacatctctcacttcatccttaccctacacgtggactacatgtggacagttgatggtttattctgatacttatcccatcagccccctctaaaagtcttctggggtggctgAAGACTGCCATAatattgttcagaggtcatttcctcattaatgtggtggtagcagctttcccttagatatttttgaggccttatccctcttgtacgttcatgatgctcgttgctatcattagaacttcctgaaagGTTATcctgatcattaggatctataccagatTTGCGTTTAGCTTTATCTGAgtagatagtactcctcggactcagaccacccatgcttctcggccaaaaccacatgctttcagccaaatcccaaaatccatgaccccacaaaaataatgattgaaaaatttaAGGAATATTAAGTgtgattaatatattttaaatgataatgaCACAATGActtaaggaaagaaaatatttgtcTTAAAAATTTTTACTCCACGATACTCAatcaaatattctttttttgaggaTTGAATGCACCCTTGTAGTCCCATATTTTATAATGCATGAATTCTTTCTTTTGAATTGAAGATCATCAAAGGAtgaatacttaaaaaaaaaaaaaatacaatttccaaATATTTCAATGGAAATATTGGAAGGAGGCaatagctctttttttttttttttttgggaattgaTTGGAATCGAATGATGATCAGTCTATTTCTTTGTCTAATTGgtaataaatgataattttcATATAGAATAGCAAGATATATGAGATTAAAATAACCCATTGGATTAAGCTTTGAATAATCAagaatctcaatttttttttatataattttttcaccTAAGATATCTAAACTAAAGAATTTTTGTCTTTCTTGATCATTATTTCACAACATACTAGAAATAAATCTTCCTTCAGCATAAAGAGAATGAACACTAATTTTATCATGATCATTTTGAAATGGAAAAGAAACTATACTAACTAGAGCAGCATGAACCTCTTGATAATATTCATAAATGACTTGTTTTTGATAAGATACATTGCTATATGTAAATTCTGGTGCATGGTATACATTGGTACTCTAGTGCATTTATCCCtttgaggaaaaataaatatgtttatgAATCCTCTCTTTAAAATGAATATGTTCCCATGCAAATCTTAGCAATAACTAATTCTGATTGTGCAAATTGATTGTTTTGAACTAAAAGGAAACATTTTGGTGGAATTGTCATGTTGAGTAGAATATCTTCACTCTCATTAGTTACATACAAGTGGATATCACATATAAAAGTGGGATGAACTAAAATcgtcataaattttattttttgattagAATGGGCTCTCGTACATGTTTTGCAATACCCCCTATCAATACTTTGCCGGCATGAAAAGTTCTTAATATTAGTTAAGGGCCAGGTCGTCTAATAAATTGATTTGTGATAATACCTACAACCTCTTCCAATTCAACTGTAGGACTTCGGCCATAACATAATTAGGATATCCAAGATGTTGTCACAGTGAATTATTCTTATATACGGGAAAATAGAAAACACAATAAATCATGTTGAAAACAcgtattaaaaatatttgttttgtggaattaaaaattattaatatatttagtttGCCTCTCTCTAGCTCCATTTTTGCCCAGAAGCCCTTTAAGATCTCCACTATTTGGTTCGGTTGTGTCCAATTCTAATATGGAAAAACAAACACTTGAACTGAAATGATAAGTTTTTGAGGACTTTAATTCGCCGCCGACCACCTTTGATCATCAAAATCACTGGAATCCTAATGAGGCCCAAGTCTAGTGAATGTGTTGGTTTGAAagagtctttttttatttattttttattttttaacaaactaACTGCTAAAcgcacacatacacatacacatacacttAATTACACTTTTTCACCAAGTTCAGACACACCATTTAACCCAAAGTACCAATACAAAAGAGCATGTTTGAAAGAATCTTTGGATGCTCCTAAATAATAGACCTTTGTCAttagaaaagaacaaaaacatttGTCATGATCAttttttcttggacaaatttaGGTTCACTTATCGAAACAAGTAAAAAAGGTTCACTAATCAGAGGTTTTCCTTTCAATCCAAATTTTCTTAATCAGAACAAAGAAGTggacacacaaaaaaaaaaaaaaaaaaccttagacCCTTTAAAAAATACGAGAAAGTCTATAgacatacaaaatttaaaaataaatttaacacttGTTTATGTGATAAATTGTTAGTTGTAAGTACAAAATTAATATTAGTGGCGGACTCAAATAAGAACTAATACAAGCTTGCTACATTAACAAGTGTTAAaaataatctcttttttttttttgtatgtaaaATTGCTTATATATTAAACACCATTGAGAGtaatattacaaatataaattattttaaattatttttagaaacagttaatataacaaattgttattaatttttttttttacttactaataacccAGTCAAGTTagcattttataaaataatttttgcttttAACATTTAGAACACATACTTTTAATTCTCTCATTCATATGAGCAATGCTAAGATCTACCAATACACGTGTATCTATCACTTATAACTTACCACGCGGTGAGTTTTAGTTAAAATTGCATAAAATAACATGGTAAGCCGTGGTTGAAGTTGTGTAAAATAATGTGGTTTACCATTGTTCCATTTATTTATATCCCCCTACATATACCGCCACCTCGCTCTTCAAAAATCCCCCCTAGCCCCTACCCCCTGTgcaaccctctctctctctctctctctcatggaaAACCGATTCAAGCTACGAATCTCTCGGATGTTCCGAGCCTCATTTGGCTCGTGCCGGTCCCGAAACATCTCCGACGCAGTGGAAAAAGCTGTCTTTGATCCACAAAACCGTCAAAGTTTCCACATGCTCGAGCCTTTGTCCCCAAAACATCGACCCTTCCCTTCCATTTGCAGACCAAAACCGTGTCAAACCCCTGAAACCATTAACCAAAGCTGCATAATCCAAGCCAAAGATTTACTTCCAAGAAGAAAAATATCTGAGCCTTATTCGCCTTTCGGTTATTTTAACCCTGATGGACGAACCTGCCCTCCTGCTTCACCAATCTCGCCCTTGAACCCTTTCGACCATTTCAAACAGATGAAGAAAGGTTCAGATAGGAATAAGAgtaagaataagaagaaaaagaagaagacccaGATGAAGAACAAGCAAGGAGAACTCTTTCCCATTAGCTCTTCTTCTCAAGATATGAGTTTTGGTGCTTGGTCGTGGTATAGTagcgaagaagaagaggaagaggaaagaGAGGACGAGACTGACACTCTTTTCTCTTCCAAGTCTCTCTCTTCTGATTCATCCGAGCCTCGACGACGTCGTTCTCGTCGGAAAAGGCACGCAGCTCGGCGGAAAAGGTCAGGGACTTTGAGTTCTGAAATGGGTCAAATGCCATTGAAAGGGAAAGTGAAAGATAGCTTTGCTGTGGTGAAGAAGTCCAGTGATCCTTACAATGATTTCAGGCTGTCAATGGTTGAAATGATAGTTGAAAAGCAGATATTTGCAGCTAAAGATTTGGAACACTTATTGCAGTGTTTTCTATCACTGAATTCGTACCATCATCATAAGGTCATTGTGGAGGTCTTCATGGAGATTTGGGAAACTTTGTTTTGTAATTGGTCTTGAAGAAAACTGTCTTTGTTTTCAACGTTTGTTTATGTTTCTAAGAAAAAATAGTTAGCGCTCTAACTTTAATTAACTACTAGTATATAATGGATATCCTCCATTTTCTCCAAATCTTCTTGTACTGCTTGTGTTGATTCTTTTCTGTTTTCTATGTGaatctgtttttgttttaatgtgGGAAATGTTACAGTAAAGTGggatttccttgttttttttcttccagGGTTTGTTTTTCTCTGTCTTTTGATTCCACAGTGAAAGAACTGTGTTTGAAAAgattgagaagaagaaggataacAGTTGAACAGTTTTTTATGTtcttgaaaaaatcaaaatttggtgGTAGCTagtttctttgttgttttgaaAAAGATTGTTCGAGGGAAAAAAGTAAGACAAAAAAGTCTTGGAtgttttctaaacttttagataCGGTTTAGACTTTTCAACCTGAAGCTTGAAAAGATAGAGATGGGAACGGTTGTTTGATTGATTTGAAAGTAAAACGTTttagaaacataaaaaagtttaaaaagtatTCGTCTATGTTGGACTTGGAGATTTATTAAATTCCTTTTCCCACAATTATTCCAATACAGTAGAAGATTATTCACTCATTTTCTGAAAGTGCCCGAGAAATACAAGGAACCTTTCTCTCATTGAAAAAGGTAGagaaattaatttaaaagtGAAGTAAACAAACACCACTTCCATATCATGACTATCTAAATAGAACAAACATCACTTCTATGAATAAAGTATAATAGAAAAGGAAACTATTTAATGCTAATTGGAAGACAAGGATATTCAATTTAATCTAAATTATATCCACTAGCTCCACATATTATGCCagaaattgagaaaaatttgACCCTCACATTTATATTGTCTTAACACATACAAGGCCACAAAAACTTCATTGGGTACTCACGGAAAGGAAATTTAGGAAAGAGAAACGATTCCTCAAATGATTTGGCTATTAATTGGCACGATGCCTATGGACAAAAATGCCTATTAATAAATTCGTCTAGACAATATATCATGAAGTGTTAAGTACATCCATTCTTGTTGTGTTATTAACCATTTCCATTTAATAATACAGTCCGTTTGTTTTCATTATATGGATTACTGGAAAAAGAAGCAGCACAAATTAAACACACCCACCACCCCAACATCGAACAGAGTTTTGTTTTTGACATTTTGTAGCATTATGTCCTATTGTCCTCGCAAcgtttattttcaaattaaaatcacaagAAAGTTCAAGGcccttaataaaataaataaacaaatgttGACGGTTCAGTGGACAGTTCACAGTAGCTTTGAGGCACCAATAAGATTATATATATGAGCTGCATGGTATATATCttgttttaaatattatttatgttttttaagagTTGTGAAGCTTAATCGGTAATTTCTGATGTCTAGAGTCAAATTTTCTATCTCCAATTATCTATCAAATtgataaaaagtttaaaataaacgAAAAATGAAAATGCTGGACATGCAGTACCCACCAACCAAAAATGCTTCTGAAACTGAAAAGTCATATATGCATGAAAAGTCTATTTCAAACGAGGGATGGTGGGAAAAAAATGACATGAAAGAGAAGACACAACGGAATGAGAAAATATGGGGGAAACCGTTGATAGTTTACAGAAAGAATATGAGCCAAAACCTTTTCTATTCGTGGGGGACCATGCCAGCCTGAACATGAAAGCTGTGTTACAATATTACATACGAGAaagagatggagagagagagagaaaccttgATTTGGacccctctctccctctccttcccTTCTATGATATATTGGTTGAAGCTAGCATTGCACTTTCTGTAACAATCTAGGACGACGTCCCTTTTGAATATTTAATGAGGAGGATGATCATGACAAGTTATGGAGCACATTTTTTGAAGGTATTGCCGAAATGGGATAGAAATTAAAGAATGTCTGATTATGGCAGTGCTGTCCATTGGTTTAGCATTCTCATTAATGGTCGCATTTTTTGGGTTCTTGggcctctctctccctctgtaATGTACTTAATGATACACGAGCACTATAATAAAACCAACAATAAGACAAACACACAAAAGGGGAAAACTGGTCCAAGCGCATTGCATTGGGCTACTGTGTTGTTACAATTTTGGTTTTTGCGTTCATCTTTTCTCTGGCGAGTGAGACACCTTAAAAATATTAGTATAGGACTTACTGGACGACTTTTGGTGGATCGAGTTGCCCAACCCAAACCTAAGTTGGCCATCCTGAAATTTAATATCCATTAATGCGAGGATTTTCATCAGGTTGGCTTGGAGTCTAAATCTTCTATCCCACTTTTTCTGCTCCATTCtatactctaccaataaaaacttatcacgtgttcacctaattaattaaatactactattaattaataactgtAGCATTAAATAAGTCaataatagtagtatttaattaattaggtaaacacgtggtaagtttttattggtagagtataAAGTGAAGCAGGAAAAGTgagatagaagatttggactcgttGGCTTGGGCTGCACATTGATTTGAGGCCTCAGCTAAATTTCGGATAAGGTGAAAACAGTTACTAAGGCACCACCCCCGACTAGACACAAAAGTAAACAAACGTGTAGTCACAATCCTGCTTATTAATACCAAGAAGACAAAATTATAATGGGTCATCCGAGTCATGTCAATAAGTTCTCTTAAattaattgttaattaattattttaaaaaagttttaccaCAATTTTTAccagaaatataaaaagttttttaaaaaattaattgtttttttttctaattaaatttttctaaaaatatttcataaactaATGCCATCAAGTTTCAGGGTATCTGTTAACTTTTCCCAATTataatttacaataattttgattttatttcttaaagttGGATTCATACTCTAACATTACATATTATTTAGATTTAAGCCTTTTCATTCATACGCCGTGATGAGATGTCCATTAAGTGGCCACCTTAACTCAAAAATCAGCATAgttatatgaataaaaaaattttgaaaatgtttggggatgaaaaaaaattacctaaacTTTAAGggtataaattataatttagcGAAAATAGTATTTGACTTGGCTTTGATAGATTCAAAATGATGTAGTTCTGAATGAAAAATCGATGTTGTTTTGAGTTTAATTGGTATTTGATGGACTTCTTTTTGTGTAATTACGAAAAGACTCAAACTCAAATGATA
This genomic stretch from Castanea sativa cultivar Marrone di Chiusa Pesio chromosome 1, ASM4071231v1 harbors:
- the LOC142622334 gene encoding uncharacterized protein LOC142622334 encodes the protein MENRFKLRISRMFRASFGSCRSRNISDAVEKAVFDPQNRQSFHMLEPLSPKHRPFPSICRPKPCQTPETINQSCIIQAKDLLPRRKISEPYSPFGYFNPDGRTCPPASPISPLNPFDHFKQMKKGSDRNKSKNKKKKKKTQMKNKQGELFPISSSSQDMSFGAWSWYSSEEEEEEEREDETDTLFSSKSLSSDSSEPRRRRSRRKRHAARRKRSGTLSSEMGQMPLKGKVKDSFAVVKKSSDPYNDFRLSMVEMIVEKQIFAAKDLEHLLQCFLSLNSYHHHKVIVEVFMEIWETLFCNWS